From one Musa acuminata AAA Group cultivar baxijiao chromosome BXJ2-6, Cavendish_Baxijiao_AAA, whole genome shotgun sequence genomic stretch:
- the LOC135615019 gene encoding uncharacterized protein LOC135615019 — MTNLSSLLSSPAVLSSGEWESTMEETLPSPKIPTDSAAGSPEEPRARTSSRSRSFSSSASTSPRFSAVPFSWEQRPGIPKALSPAAADEDAAAHRLLPLPPPVRSHSDLPIPRKKRSAARLAAADPFAAALALCAKDFPDAGGDLEELWGVPDASPRRVTTIADRFRLFDLYGSCKATCSVIDATVRLPRTGPLGLLSRRPGAGDI, encoded by the coding sequence ATGACGAACCTTTCGTCTCTCCTCTCTTCGCCTGCCGTCTTATCTTCTGGGGAGTGGGAGTCGACGATGGAGGAAACACTGCCGTCACCGAAGATCCCCACCGACTCCGCGGCTGGATCCCCGGAGGAACCCCGCGCCCGGACCAGTTCCCGGTCCCGTTCCTTCTCCAGCTCCGCCTCCACCTCCCCTCGCTTCTCCGCCGTCCCATTCTCCTGGGAGCAGCGGCCCGGCATCCCCAAAGCCCTCTCCCCGGCCGCCGCAGACGAGGACGCCGCCGCCCACCGCCTCCTCCCGCTCCCTCCCCCGGTCCGCTCCCACTCCGACCTCCCCATCCCGCGAAAGAAGCGCTCCGCGGCGCGGTTAGCCGCCGCCGACCCGTTCGCGGCGGCGCTCGCCCTATGCGCCAAGGACTTCCCCGACGCCGGTGGCGACCTGGAGGAGCTCTGGGGGGTGCCCGATGCCTCTCCACGGAGGGTAACCACCATCGCCGACCGGTTCCGGCTCTTCGACCTCTACGGTTCCTGCAAGGCGACGTGCTCCGTCATAGACGCCACGGTCCGCCTCCCTCGCACAGGACCGTTGGGTTTGCTAAGCCGCCGGCCCGGTGCAGGAGACATCTGA